A window of the Molothrus ater isolate BHLD 08-10-18 breed brown headed cowbird chromosome 16, BPBGC_Mater_1.1, whole genome shotgun sequence genome harbors these coding sequences:
- the LOC118692477 gene encoding salivary gland specific protein SAGSIN1 gives MAAALSALAARLSQSAAARSYGVFCKGLTRTLLIFFDLAWKLRINFPYLYIVASMMLNVRLQVHIEIH, from the exons ATGGCGGCGGCTCTGTCCGCACTCGCTGCCAGGCTCTCCCAGTCGGCCGCGGCCAGGTCCTACGGCGTGTTCTGCAAGGGGCTCACCAGGACCCTTCTCATCTTCTTCGACTTGGCCTGGAAGCTCCGCATCAACTTCCCCTACCTCTACATCGTCGCCTCCATGATGCTCAACGTGCGGCTGCAG GTCCATATTGAGATCCATTGA